In Oryza sativa Japonica Group chromosome 2, ASM3414082v1, the following are encoded in one genomic region:
- the LOC4330904 gene encoding uncharacterized protein produces MVDKNDGSEGLKFNTSHLMQTTEEVARAFIAAASAATVQSTRPSVVYSSREESGSPMQKLQQQFSKILKGFSTSPEVSGSYNPEVLTTQKRQWSRFQLKSLGNRCIREPSHLFESIVIVGLPPQADIHELENIALGSNEEDVKKPRNIFGNNHHQVHALSNLEPQVLFAYPPERPLPLKYKDILSFCLPGGVQVHAVERTPSFSELNEILLGQEQLKESNQSFVFRLQVADDSTLYGCCVLVEEIVQRPSKLVSMLTSEKPVFPRRSRYVITTPRCYCIFSRLPFFELHFGVLQSILMEERLEWLTDGVSLLTSLSPEETCEDDVVCEGTELATEKQYFDGHAVDLEKSSESSVGVCSKELSDTDSSSECRDNQLDLNCKEVQQECVVQDDLVTGTAPQCDTLERPDNCLSEDTTADQSGIELHELDSVPVILKESDTTENCGYSLQDDVNDEQLDIFVNDTILPLMRSRLCEGSELSPGSQDSPSEGINFRSDSHESDLEEPSSIGHGDLVGHNNISQWAKAKKYGSLQVVSQYYQLQCPARGSSLTFHPLDHLHPLRFHRPGETVLHIAGSTIDLRSCDTSLEVAEMRNALFAEEESTALSTWAVASICGCLRLEHVMTLFAAALLEKQIIIVCSNLGMLSASVLSIIPLIRPYQWQSLLIPVLPNDMMDFLDAPVPYIVGVQNKTSDVHSRLVNAVVIDANKNQIKSTSVPQLPQQKELLSALRPYHSRLVGESFLARKRPVYECTDAQVEAAKGFLAVLRSYLDSLCSNLRSHTITNVQSNNDKVSLLLRESFIGSFPTRERPFMKLFVDTQLFSVHTDLVLSFYQKD; encoded by the exons ATGGTGGACAAGAACGATGGATCTGAAGGGCTCAAATTCAACACATCACACCTGATGCAAACAACTGAAGAGGTAGCGAGAGCATTTATTGCTGCAGCTTCTGCAGCCACTGTACAGTCAACACGACCATCTGTGGTGTACTCTTCCAGAGAAGAGAGTGGCAGCCCAATGCAGAAGCTGCAACAACAATTTTCGAAGATCCTGAAAGGGTTTTCAACGTCACCTGAAGTGTCTGGATCTTACAACCCGGAGGTTCTCACAACACAAAAGCGCCAGTGGTCCAGGTTCCAACTAAAGTCGCTG GGTAATAGGTGCATCAGAGAACCATCACATCTTTTCGAGAGCATTGTGATTGTTGGACTCCCTCCTCAGGCAGATATCCATGAGCTAGAAAACATTGCACTAGGGAGCAATGAGGAAGATGTAAAGAAACCGAGAAATATATTCGGTAACAATCACCACCAAGTTCATGCATTGTCAAATTTGGAACCTCAG GTTCTTTTTGCATACCCTCCAGAGAGGCCTCTACCACTCAAGTACAAGGATATCCTCTCGTTCTGTCTTCCTGGAGGTGTACAG GTCCATGCGGTTGAACGGACCCCCTCATTCAGTGAGCTGAATGAAATCCTCCTAGGACAG GAGCAACTTAAAGAAAGCAACCAGTCTTTCGTGTTCCGTTTACAG GTTGCTGATGACTCTACACTATATGGATGCTGCGTGTTAGTTGAAGAGATTGTACAGAGACCTTCGAAGCTGGTTTCTATGCTCACAAGTGAAAAACCTGTCTTTCCACGCCGGAGTCGTTATGTAATAACTACACCGCGATGCTATTGCATCTTTTCCAGGCTCCCATTCTTTGAACTGCACTTTGGGGTGCTACAGAG TATTCTTATGGAAGAGCGTCTCGAATGGCTCACTGATGGGGTTAGCTTGCTTACATCATTATCACCTGAGGAAACCTGTGAGGATGATGTTGTCTGCGAAGGAACTGAACTTGCAACAGAAAAACAATATTTCGATGGTCATGCAGTAGATCTGGAAAAATCCTCTGAATCAAGTGTGGGAGTTTGTTCAAAGGAGCTGTCTGACACTGACAGCAGTTCTGAATGTAGAGATAACCAATTGGACTTAAACTGCAAAGAAGTTCAACAGGAATGTGTAGTACAGGATGATCTTGTAACAGGAACAGCTCCTCAGTGTGATACTCTTGAAAGGCCTGACAATTGTTTATCAGAAGATACAACTGCCGATCAATCTGGGATTGAGCTTCATGAACTGGATTCTGTACCAGTTATCCTGAAGGAATCTGATACCACAGAAAATTGTGGCTATTCTTTACAGGATGATGTGAACGATGAACAGCTTGACATCTTTGTTAATGATACTATTCTACCTCTCATGCGCTCTCGCCTTTGTGAAGGTTCTGAATTATCTCCAGG TTCCCAGGACTCTCCTTCTGAAGGCATAAATTTCAGAAGCGATAGCCATGAATCGGATTTGGAGGAGCCATCATCAATTGGTCATGGAGACTTAGTTGGCCACAACAATATATCGCAATGGGCTAAG GCAAAAAAATATGGATCTCTGCAAGTTGTTTCTCAGTACTATCAGCTGCAGTGTCCTGCCAGGGGTTCATCCCTTACTTTTCACCCGTTGGATCACCTTCATCCTCTAAGGTTTCACCGGCCAGGTGAAACAGTTCTTCATATTGCTGGTTCTACTATTGATCTGCGGTCATGTGATACAAGTTTAGAGGTGGCTGAG ATGCGCAATGCGCTATTTGCCGAGGAGGAATCGACTGCTTTATCAACATGGGCTGTGGCATCCATTTGTGGATGCCTCAGGTTGGAGCAT GTAATGACACTTTTTGCTGCAGCACTGCTGGAGAAACAGATTATTATTGTTTGTTCTAATTTG GGAATGCTTTCTGCTTCAGTTTTGTCCATCATACCTCTGATACGCCCATATCAGTGGCAGAGTCTACTCATACCG GTCTTGCCAAACGACATGATGGACTTTCTTGATGCACCTGTTCCATACATA GTTGGTGTGCAGAACAAGACATCCGATGTACATTCCAGGCTAGTGAACGCCGTGGTTATTGATGCCAACAAGAATCAG ATCAAGTCTACTTCTGTCCCGCAACTCCCGCAGCAGAAGGAGTTGCTTTCTGCCCTGCGTCCATACCATTCCAGACTAGTGGGAGAGAGTTTTCTAGCAAGAAAGAGGCCCGTTTATGAATGTACAGATGCCCAG GTGGAAGCTGCCAAAGGTTTCTTGGCAGTGCTTAGATCCTACCTTGATTCGCTGTGTTCCAACTTGAGATCTCATACGATTACTAATGTGCAATCCAACAATGACAAG GTTTCCTTGCTTTTAAGAGAGAGCTTCATCGGTTCTTTCCCGACCCGTGAGAGGCCCTTTATGAAG CTCTTTGTGGACACGCAATTGTTCTCAGTACATACAGACCTAGTTCTCTCCTTTTATCAGAAGGACTAA